One region of Tepidamorphus gemmatus genomic DNA includes:
- a CDS encoding cation transporter — protein sequence MTDQLDPLANEAVPAADAGDALLEPAGEAQAAALRFAGVASLVLAGFEALVGLMIGSVALLAIAIDSLRDAAQSGTVLLLGGRPRRLYRIAAVVVAVLAAFAFVFIVLIAFHTFGVGRVPNPWLMIAVALISFVVNVMTAWRLRVLRHTEDDVSWTWRQTRWDFAADLGVILAALAIVDFLHRWPDVAAGVIIAVLNLLGIVRLLRAMWRAEREVM from the coding sequence GTGACCGACCAACTCGATCCGCTGGCCAACGAGGCCGTTCCGGCGGCGGACGCCGGCGATGCCCTGCTGGAACCTGCCGGCGAGGCGCAGGCCGCCGCGCTGCGCTTCGCCGGGGTCGCGAGCCTTGTGCTGGCCGGCTTCGAGGCGCTCGTCGGCCTGATGATCGGGTCGGTTGCACTGCTCGCCATCGCCATCGATTCGCTTCGGGACGCCGCGCAGTCGGGCACCGTGCTGCTGCTCGGCGGACGGCCGCGCCGGCTCTACCGGATCGCGGCGGTGGTGGTCGCGGTGCTCGCCGCCTTCGCCTTCGTGTTCATCGTCCTGATCGCCTTCCATACCTTCGGCGTGGGGCGGGTGCCCAATCCCTGGCTGATGATCGCGGTGGCGCTGATCTCCTTCGTCGTCAACGTGATGACCGCCTGGCGGCTCCGCGTGCTGCGTCACACCGAGGACGACGTGAGCTGGACCTGGCGGCAGACCCGCTGGGACTTCGCCGCCGATCTCGGCGTGATTCTGGCGGCGCTCGCCATCGTCGATTTCCTGCACCGCTGGCCGGATGTCGCGGCGGGCGTGATCATCGCGGTGCTGAACCTGCTCGGCATCGTCAGGCTGCTCAGGGCGATGTGGCGAGCCGAGCGCGAGGTGATGTAG
- a CDS encoding SDR family oxidoreductase: protein MAGRLQGKVAVITAAAQGIGRASAIAFAREGAQVIATDIDEAGVAELAGEGVAETARLDVRDTAAVNALAARLGRIDILLNCAGYVHHGTVLDCSEEDWDFSFDLNVKSMHRTIRAFLPGMLEKGAGSIVNIASGAGSVRGIPNRYVYGASKAAVIGLTKAVAADFIRRGIRCNAICPGTIQSPSLNQRIATLAAQTGQDEATVRQSFIDRQPMGRLGTAEEVAMLAVYLASDEASYTTGQIHLVDGGFAL from the coding sequence ATGGCGGGACGCCTTCAGGGCAAGGTGGCGGTGATTACGGCGGCTGCGCAGGGTATCGGACGGGCGAGCGCGATCGCCTTCGCCCGCGAAGGCGCGCAGGTGATCGCCACAGATATCGACGAGGCGGGAGTGGCCGAACTGGCGGGGGAGGGCGTTGCGGAAACCGCCCGGCTCGATGTCCGCGACACCGCGGCGGTCAACGCGCTCGCCGCCCGCCTCGGCCGGATCGACATCCTGCTCAACTGCGCAGGCTACGTCCATCACGGCACCGTTCTCGATTGTTCCGAGGAAGACTGGGACTTCTCCTTCGACCTCAACGTCAAGTCGATGCACCGCACCATCCGCGCCTTCCTGCCGGGCATGCTGGAGAAGGGCGCCGGCTCGATCGTCAACATCGCGTCGGGTGCCGGCTCGGTGCGCGGTATACCCAACCGCTATGTCTATGGCGCCTCGAAGGCCGCCGTGATCGGCCTTACCAAGGCAGTGGCCGCCGATTTCATCCGCCGCGGCATCCGCTGCAACGCCATCTGCCCGGGGACCATCCAGTCGCCTTCGCTGAACCAGCGTATCGCCACGCTCGCTGCCCAGACGGGGCAGGATGAGGCGACGGTGCGCCAGTCCTTCATCGACCGGCAACCCATGGGTCGCCTCGGCACGGCGGAGGAAGTGGCGATGCTCGCCGTCTATCTCGCCTCGGACGAGGCATCCTACACAACCGGCCAGATCCATCTGGTTGACGGCGGATTTGCGCTGTAG
- a CDS encoding 2-hydroxyacid dehydrogenase, whose translation MTKRHVLMTGPLMRMVMEQLDSAYEVHRLWEAKDRDRFLDAVADKIEAIAVGPHTPVDGALMSRLPKLKIVANFGVGYDTVDARWAGQHGIIVTNTPDVLTEEVADTTLGLILMTVRRLSEAERWLRAGKWASEGAFPLTPSLRDRRVGIVGLGRIGKAIARRLDAFRVPVVYHGRREQRDVDYGYYPDLVAMARDVDVLVAVAPGGAETKHMISTAVLDALGPDGILINVGRGSVVDEQALIAALRDRRILSAGLDVFENEPHVPAELIAMDHVVLLPHVGSASVHTRNRMGQLVVDNIRSYFETGKPLTPVPETPVPAT comes from the coding sequence GAGGCCAAGGACCGGGACCGGTTTCTCGACGCCGTCGCAGACAAGATCGAGGCCATAGCGGTCGGGCCGCACACGCCGGTCGACGGAGCGCTGATGAGCCGCCTGCCCAAGCTGAAGATCGTCGCCAATTTCGGGGTCGGCTACGACACCGTCGATGCCAGGTGGGCCGGCCAGCATGGCATCATCGTCACCAACACGCCCGATGTTCTCACCGAGGAAGTGGCCGATACGACCCTCGGTCTGATCCTGATGACGGTGCGCAGGCTTTCGGAGGCCGAGCGCTGGCTGCGGGCCGGCAAGTGGGCAAGCGAAGGCGCCTTCCCGCTGACGCCGTCGCTGCGCGACCGCAGGGTCGGGATCGTCGGTCTCGGCCGCATCGGCAAGGCGATCGCCAGGCGGCTGGATGCCTTCCGGGTGCCCGTCGTCTATCATGGCCGCCGCGAGCAACGTGACGTCGATTACGGCTACTACCCGGACCTGGTCGCAATGGCGCGCGACGTCGACGTGCTGGTTGCGGTCGCGCCAGGCGGCGCCGAGACGAAGCACATGATCAGCACCGCCGTGCTCGATGCCCTCGGGCCGGACGGAATCCTGATCAATGTCGGCCGTGGCAGCGTCGTCGACGAACAGGCGCTGATCGCGGCACTCAGGGACAGGCGCATCCTGTCGGCCGGACTTGACGTATTCGAGAACGAGCCGCACGTGCCCGCCGAACTCATCGCGATGGACCACGTGGTACTGCTGCCGCATGTCGGTTCGGCCTCCGTCCACACTCGCAACCGCATGGGCCAGCTCGTGGTCGACAACATCCGTTCCTATTTCGAGACCGGCAAGCCGCTCACGCCGGTCCCGGAAACGCCGGTCCCCGCAACCTGA
- a CDS encoding GNAT family N-acetyltransferase, which yields MSEDLSGWNPRPRPPRTAMQGRLVRVEPFDVGCHAADLFDAYRLDAAGELWTWMGYGPFADLAAYRSHAERIMTGDDPLFHAIVDLATGRATGVASLLRITPEHGVVEVGHLAYAPCLQRTAGATEAMYLMARRVFDELGYRRFEWKCDSRNLPSRRAAERLGFRFEGVFRKHMIVKGGNRDTAWFAITDDEWPGLRQALERWLDPANFDAHGRQRRSLAAIRSA from the coding sequence ATGAGCGAAGATCTGTCCGGCTGGAACCCGCGGCCCCGGCCGCCGCGCACCGCGATGCAGGGGCGGCTGGTACGCGTCGAACCCTTCGATGTCGGCTGTCATGCAGCCGACCTGTTCGACGCCTACCGGCTGGACGCCGCGGGCGAGCTGTGGACCTGGATGGGATACGGGCCGTTCGCCGATCTCGCGGCCTATCGCAGCCATGCGGAACGGATCATGACCGGCGACGACCCCCTGTTTCACGCGATCGTCGATCTTGCGACCGGACGCGCCACCGGCGTGGCGAGCCTGCTGCGCATCACGCCGGAGCACGGTGTCGTCGAGGTCGGTCACCTTGCCTATGCGCCGTGCCTGCAGCGGACGGCCGGCGCCACCGAGGCGATGTATCTGATGGCGCGGCGGGTGTTCGACGAACTCGGTTACCGCCGCTTCGAGTGGAAGTGCGATTCCCGCAACCTACCGTCGCGCCGCGCTGCCGAGCGGCTCGGCTTCCGCTTCGAAGGCGTGTTCCGCAAGCACATGATCGTCAAGGGCGGCAACCGCGACACGGCCTGGTTTGCCATCACCGACGACGAATGGCCCGGGCTGCGGCAGGCGCTGGAGCGGTGGCTCGATCCGGCGAACTTCGACGCGCATGGCCGGCAGCGCCGGAGTCTTGCCGCGATCCGTTCCGCCTGA
- the denD gene encoding D-erythronate dehydrogenase, with translation MHVLITGGGGMIGRKLAERIAADGTLNGREVTRLTLQDVVEPAKPAGAAFPVETRVSDLSQPGEADSLLAGRPEVIFHLAAIVSGEAETDFDKGYRVNLTGTWALLEAIRKAGHAPRLVFSSSIAVYGAPFPEPIPDDFFHTPLTSYGAQKACGELLLADYTRKGFVDGIGIRLPTICIRPGKPNKAASGFFSGILREPLAGIEAVCPVDEGVRHWMASPRAAIGFMLHAAGIDGAAVGPRRNLSMPGLCVSIREMLDALRRVAGDRVADRVRFERDDFIASIVSGWPQNFDARRAVELGFQADPDFDTVIRLHIEDELGGKIA, from the coding sequence ATGCACGTACTCATCACCGGCGGCGGTGGGATGATCGGCCGCAAGCTCGCCGAGCGCATCGCGGCCGACGGAACGCTGAATGGCCGCGAGGTGACGCGATTGACCCTGCAGGATGTTGTCGAGCCGGCGAAGCCGGCCGGCGCGGCCTTTCCGGTCGAAACGCGGGTCAGCGATCTGTCGCAGCCGGGCGAGGCCGACAGCCTGCTGGCCGGCAGGCCCGAGGTGATCTTTCACCTCGCCGCAATCGTCTCGGGCGAGGCGGAGACCGACTTCGACAAGGGGTACCGGGTGAACCTGACCGGCACCTGGGCGCTGCTGGAGGCGATCCGCAAGGCCGGACATGCGCCGCGCCTCGTGTTCTCCAGCTCGATCGCCGTGTACGGCGCGCCGTTCCCCGAGCCTATTCCGGACGACTTCTTCCACACCCCGCTCACCTCCTACGGTGCCCAGAAGGCATGCGGAGAATTGCTGCTGGCCGACTATACGCGCAAGGGGTTCGTGGACGGCATCGGCATACGCCTGCCGACGATCTGCATCCGCCCGGGCAAGCCGAACAAGGCGGCGTCGGGCTTCTTTTCGGGCATCCTGCGCGAACCATTGGCGGGCATCGAGGCCGTCTGCCCGGTGGACGAGGGGGTGCGCCACTGGATGGCGAGCCCGCGCGCGGCGATCGGATTCATGCTGCACGCGGCCGGCATTGACGGCGCGGCGGTGGGCCCGCGCCGTAACCTGTCGATGCCGGGTCTGTGCGTCTCGATCCGGGAGATGCTCGATGCCCTGCGCCGGGTCGCCGGCGACCGCGTTGCGGACCGGGTCCGTTTCGAGCGCGACGATTTCATCGCGAGTATTGTCTCCGGCTGGCCGCAGAACTTCGACGCCAGGCGCGCCGTCGAACTCGGCTTCCAGGCCGACCCGGACTTCGATACGGTCATCAGGCTCCACATCGAGGACGAACTCGGCGGCAAGATCGCCTGA
- a CDS encoding AbrB family transcriptional regulator, whose protein sequence is MPPVALTATARTVATLLLGTLGGWVAARIGLPLPWMMGPMLLVGATGIAGVSIRGHGVSVPMWLRTSMVPVIGVMLGAGFTPKVVSGIGDWWITLLALIAFVGIAAALVFQIYRRLFGFDRTTAFFAAVPGGLVEMAIIGEGAGGDGRMISLIHFCRILMAVLTIPFVMEAIYGPVGSRAIGDVASGWEIELVDIAILAACALVGYFAGSAVKLPGAQISGPLVLSATVHGLGLTEAAPPPVIVFAAQVVVGSALGARFAGLSIRAVGKALGASATATLAMLTVTMAVSLGLYHSGLVDESLTALVLAYAPGGVTEMSLIALTLNAGVAFVATHHIARIFIAVGLMPLVWRLISTRGPNLPRR, encoded by the coding sequence ATGCCGCCCGTTGCGCTGACTGCAACGGCGCGGACCGTCGCAACGCTCCTGCTGGGAACGCTGGGCGGCTGGGTCGCCGCGCGCATCGGGCTGCCGCTGCCCTGGATGATGGGGCCGATGCTGCTCGTCGGCGCAACCGGGATCGCAGGCGTCTCGATCCGCGGGCACGGCGTCAGTGTGCCGATGTGGCTGCGCACCTCGATGGTACCGGTGATCGGGGTGATGCTCGGCGCGGGTTTCACGCCAAAGGTCGTGTCCGGCATCGGCGACTGGTGGATCACCCTGCTGGCGCTGATCGCCTTCGTCGGCATCGCTGCGGCGCTCGTCTTTCAGATCTACCGCCGCCTGTTCGGCTTCGACCGGACGACCGCCTTCTTTGCTGCCGTCCCTGGCGGGCTGGTCGAAATGGCGATCATCGGGGAGGGCGCGGGCGGCGACGGCCGGATGATCTCGCTGATCCATTTCTGCCGCATCCTGATGGCGGTGCTGACCATCCCGTTCGTCATGGAGGCGATCTACGGTCCGGTGGGGAGCCGGGCGATCGGTGACGTCGCCAGCGGCTGGGAGATCGAACTCGTCGACATCGCGATCCTCGCAGCCTGCGCCCTCGTCGGCTATTTCGCCGGATCGGCGGTGAAGCTGCCCGGCGCCCAGATCTCCGGCCCGCTCGTGCTGAGCGCCACCGTCCACGGGCTCGGCCTGACCGAAGCCGCGCCGCCACCCGTCATCGTGTTCGCAGCGCAGGTCGTCGTCGGCTCGGCGCTCGGCGCCCGCTTCGCCGGACTGTCGATCCGGGCGGTCGGGAAGGCGCTCGGCGCCTCGGCCACCGCGACGCTGGCGATGCTGACAGTCACCATGGCGGTGTCACTCGGCCTGTATCATTCCGGCCTGGTCGACGAATCGCTGACGGCGCTGGTGCTCGCCTATGCGCCGGGCGGAGTGACCGAGATGAGCCTGATCGCGCTTACCCTCAACGCCGGGGTGGCGTTCGTCGCCACACACCACATCGCCCGGATCTTCATTGCCGTGGGGTTGATGCCGCTGGTCTGGCGTCTGATCTCCACGCGCGGGCCGAACCTGCCGCGCCGCTAG
- a CDS encoding methyl-accepting chemotaxis protein gives MLKRVAAGDVIRSGNPVSDEVKEYIRRLAEGDFTADLDVGDDELRQLLADLGKKLAQRFANLTDRIVSTAIQAAEVGVLDAELVRPINQTEQAMQGMASAVEEMASAVKEVDQSSQRVARTAHGVRDVTAASVAQVHAAIGSFQRLADLVNQATGDAAALGEASREIGGIIKSIEWIANQTRLLALNATIEAARAGEAGRGFAVVASEVKNLAQQTAQSTESIRNHIDALSQRVDRMTAVMSEGAAIAEEGRQGINRLGSEIDAVGRSIDGLAGEMADVAQVLAQQSSAVQEIAANIHQVSEMSGRNRELVDRLAKCTDGLSSHIAGAIGDLAACNFPHKVVTLAKADHAMWKQRLMAMAGGIIKLRPDELSDHHSCRLGKWYYGPAAAAYASQPAFRELEHPHRLVHEHGKAAARLFAEGKLDAALAEIAQVEQASRDVLRLLDRLRAS, from the coding sequence ATGTTGAAGCGCGTTGCCGCTGGCGACGTCATTCGTTCTGGGAATCCGGTCAGCGACGAGGTCAAGGAGTACATCCGCCGTCTTGCCGAGGGTGATTTCACCGCGGACCTCGACGTGGGCGACGACGAGCTCCGCCAGCTTCTTGCCGATCTCGGCAAGAAGCTGGCGCAGCGCTTCGCGAACCTGACCGACCGGATCGTGTCGACGGCAATCCAGGCCGCCGAGGTCGGCGTTCTCGACGCCGAACTGGTCCGGCCGATCAATCAGACCGAACAGGCGATGCAGGGCATGGCGTCGGCCGTTGAGGAGATGGCCTCTGCCGTGAAGGAAGTGGATCAGTCGTCCCAGCGGGTTGCCCGCACCGCCCACGGGGTTCGCGACGTCACGGCTGCCAGCGTCGCGCAGGTACATGCCGCGATCGGTTCGTTTCAGCGCCTCGCCGATCTGGTCAATCAGGCGACCGGCGACGCGGCCGCGCTGGGCGAGGCCTCGCGCGAGATCGGCGGCATCATCAAGTCGATCGAGTGGATCGCCAACCAGACGCGACTGCTTGCGCTGAATGCGACGATCGAGGCCGCACGCGCCGGCGAGGCCGGCAGAGGCTTCGCCGTCGTCGCCAGCGAGGTCAAGAACCTTGCCCAGCAAACCGCGCAGTCGACCGAGAGCATCCGCAACCATATCGACGCGCTGTCGCAGCGGGTCGACAGGATGACTGCCGTCATGTCGGAAGGCGCCGCCATTGCCGAGGAGGGACGCCAGGGCATCAACCGCCTCGGCAGCGAGATCGACGCTGTCGGCCGCAGCATCGACGGGCTTGCCGGCGAGATGGCGGATGTGGCGCAGGTCCTCGCCCAGCAGTCCAGTGCCGTCCAGGAGATCGCCGCGAACATCCATCAGGTCTCCGAGATGTCGGGACGTAACCGCGAGCTGGTAGACCGGCTGGCCAAATGCACCGACGGCCTGAGCTCCCACATTGCCGGCGCGATCGGCGACCTTGCAGCCTGCAACTTCCCGCACAAGGTAGTTACCCTCGCCAAGGCCGATCACGCGATGTGGAAGCAGAGGCTGATGGCGATGGCCGGCGGCATCATCAAGCTGCGACCCGACGAGCTTTCCGACCACCATTCCTGCCGGCTGGGCAAGTGGTATTACGGGCCGGCGGCTGCTGCCTACGCATCGCAGCCCGCCTTCCGCGAGCTGGAACACCCGCACCGGCTGGTCCATGAGCATGGCAAGGCCGCCGCGCGGCTGTTTGCGGAAGGCAAGCTGGACGCCGCCCTGGCCGAGATCGCCCAGGTCGAGCAGGCCAGCAGGGACGTTCTGCGGCTGTTGGACCGTCTGCGCGCCAGCTAG
- a CDS encoding AprI/Inh family metalloprotease inhibitor — protein sequence MRAAFAAVLLLASTTALLAEPDFALMDESQGLWVLSRADGNSCQLTLGDELMDHDARRLDGAGDCRAVDGSIASATAWRIDAPNTLVFLNAAGKVVLKMKYEEESIVFITSGRQPELDLAPAQ from the coding sequence ATGCGCGCCGCCTTCGCCGCCGTCCTTCTGCTTGCGTCCACCACCGCCCTTCTCGCCGAGCCCGATTTCGCGCTGATGGACGAATCGCAAGGCCTGTGGGTGCTCAGCCGCGCGGACGGCAATTCCTGCCAGCTGACGCTTGGCGACGAACTGATGGACCATGATGCCCGGCGGCTCGACGGGGCAGGTGACTGCCGCGCGGTCGACGGCTCGATCGCCTCGGCCACGGCCTGGCGCATCGATGCGCCGAACACGCTCGTATTTCTCAATGCTGCCGGCAAGGTCGTGCTGAAGATGAAGTACGAGGAGGAGAGCATCGTCTTCATCACCTCCGGCCGGCAGCCTGAACTCGATCTCGCCCCGGCGCAGTGA